Genomic DNA from Desulfonema ishimotonii:
GAGATTGATTCTTGAATAACCGCTCAGAATATGTAAAAAAAGAAGCTTTCAGCGGCAGTTGTGTCCATCAGCGGAGTCAACGCCCCCTCCTGAATCACAGATTCGGAAGGGGCTTGTAAGTACCCCATCAATAATTTTTTAATAAAAAAACAACGGTGTCATTTCGAGCGAAGCGAGAAATCCTAAGATTCCTCACTTCGTTCGGAATGACAAAAAAAGTCAGAGAATTTTTGGATAGGTGCTTAAAAACCCACGTTGACTAGCCTGAGTCCCTGTTTACAGGGACTACGTTCGGCAGGATGCAGACACCTTCGGATGTATTCGCCAGTCCGAAGCGCTGTCGTGGCTCTGTAAAAGCTCTGTGAGGGAGGAGCGGTCAGCCACATTGCGAAGCCTGCCGAACATTGGCGAGGCGAACCTTACCCCTCTTCGGAGGGAGTTTATAAGTCCGGTGGCACTTCGGAGTAATCCTGAATCCGCCATTTTTTTTATCGGCCAACGCGCCGATTCATCCCCCACCTTCGCTATCGCTCAGGAAGGGGACTTCTCGGCGGAAAGTTAAAAAAACAGATTTATTCGGAGAGGAGTATTTTTGGGAATAGAATATCCCGATTTTCCCCGTGTGGGCGTGGGCGCTGTGGTGTTTAAAAACGAATGCGTTTTGCTGGTGCGACGGGGCAATCCTCCGGCAAAGGATATGTGGGCCATCCCCGGCGGCAGGCTGGAACTGGGCGAATCCCTTCAGATGGCGGCAGAGCGGGAGATTCTGGAAGAGACCGGCGTGGTAATCCGGGCCGGAGAACCGGCATTCACCTTTGACGCCATCATCAGGGATGACGACGGAACCGTTCGTTTTCACTACGTGATCGTGGATCTGCTGGCCGAATATGTCAGCGGGGTTCCCTGGCCCGGGGATGACGCCCTGGAGGCCCGGTGGGTGTCTGCCGATGAGATCGCAACGCTGGCCGTCAACTCTGCAACGCGGAAGCTGCTCCGGCGGCATTTCAATTTCGGCCCGCCGTGCGGATAAGTCCGGGAGCAGGAGAAAAACTCTGGCGAGTCCTCAGCACTGTTACACCATGCCAGTTGAATTTGTATCTGCCGGAGTTCAGACTTCAGGTCTGAATCCGTTTTTTTAAACTGTTAGGTTGTGTCCTGCTCTGATTGAAAACACATATCTGACAGGCGTTCGCGCAGAAATATGAATAAGGAATTATTTGTTATAAAATCATATTTTTAATTCCTGTGCGCAAACTCTCTTCAATGATCTTGGGACACAACCAAACGGTATAACGTACTGTTTAAGGATATTATGGAAAAAGATCGCGTGAAGTGGAACAGGCGGTACAAAGAGGGCAGGGGGACTGAAAAGCCCGCCGATGTGATCCGGCAGTTTTACCCCCTGGCACCGAAGGGAAAAGCCCTGGACATCGCCGCCGGAAATGGCAGAAACGCCCTGTTTCTGGCGGACCGGGGCTTTGATGTGGACGCGGTGGACGTGTCGGATGTTGCCGTGAAAGCGCTTTCCGGCATACATCCCAGCGTAAATGCCATCTGTGCCGATCTGGACACATACAATATCACGCCAGCGCATTACAGCCTCATCGTCAACATCCGTTTTCTTAACCGCCGCCTCTTCCCGTACATCAAAGAGGGGTTGAAGCCCGGAGGTCTCCTTATCTTTGAAAGCTATGTGGAAGACGACAGAACCATATCTCCCCTTTCCTGCCGGGATTTCCTGCTGCGGGAAAACGAACTGCTTCACGCATTTCTGTCGCTGAAAATTATCTATTATGAGGAAAAAGACGCCGAATCCCGTTACGGCACAACCCGGACCGCCGCTCTGGCAGGGGTGAAAGTCGCATGAGTAAAGTCCTGACCCGGACAGATTATGTTTCAAGTCCGCCGTTTCCGCCCGGGTTTGCCCTGATATTCGGCGTATTTGCCGTATCCACGGGCGCGATCTTCGCACGGCTGGCCGGTGAGGCCCCGGCCCTGGTCATCGCGGCTTACCGGGTGGGGCTGGCAAGTCTGGTCATCATCCCCTTTGCCTGTTTTAACGCCAGAGCGGAACTGGCCCGGATCTCCCGGCGCGATCTGACCCTGACGCTGCTGTCCGGCTTTTTTCTGGCCATGCACTTCGCCACCTGGATCTCTTCTCTTGACTATACCTCTGTGACCAACAGTGTGGTGCTGGTCAACACCAATCCCCTGTGGGTGGGCCTGCTCACCCCGTTTCTGGTAAGGGAACGGATGCGGATGATGGCGGTTGTCAGTATCCTCATCAGCGTGATCGGCGGCGTGGTGATCGGATACGGCGACTTTGCCACCGGCGGCGATGCGCTGTGGGGCGACGCGCTGGCGCTCATGGGGAGTATCTGTGCGGCGGTCTATATCCTGCTGGGCCGGAGTGTGCGGAAAAACCTCTCTCTGCTGGCCTATGTTACGGTCTGTTACGGCAGCGCGGCGCTGATTCTCTGGGGCATTGTCCTGTCTCTGGGATTGCCGGTTACGGGGTTCAGCACACAGACTACCACCGCTTTCTGGGCCATGGCGCTGATCCCCCAGCTCATCGGTCACACCAGCTATAACTGGTCCCTGAAGTGGTTCAGCGCCAGTACCATTGCTGTCAGTCTGCTGGGCGAGCCGATCGGCAGCACCATCATGGCCTGGTTTCTGTTTGACGAGGGGCTGACAATATACAAGATTTTCGGCGGCGCGCTGATTCTCTTTGCCATCTTCCTGGCATCGCTGGGGAATCTCAGAATAAAGGAAGTAATTGACAAAAACAGCCGGATATTTTATCCCTTCTGCGGTCAGGGCGATCCGGCTTCAGATTTCGGAATTCGGACCGGAAACGCCCTGAAGGCATGTAACCCCAAAACAATTCACTACGGAGGCTTGACACATGGCATACGAAAATATCCTGTTTGACGTTGCAGACGGCATTGCCACCATCACCTTTAACCGCCCCAAAGCCCTCAACGCCCTCAACGGCGCACTGCTTGGCGAATTGTCGCAGGCACTGGACGCCATTGATGCGGACGAGGATATCCGGGTGCTGGTCCTCACCGGCGCGGGTGAGAAATCCTTTGTGGCCGGGGCCGACATTACCGAGCTGGCGACATTCGGACCGCTTCAGGCCAAGGTGTTTGCAAAACAGGGACAGAGCATTATCAGTAAGTTGCAGGGACTTTCCATTCCGGTGATTGCCGCAGTGAACGGATTCGCACTGGGTGGCGGCAGTGAGATGGCCCTGGCGTGTGATTTTATCTACGCATCTGAAAACGCCATGTTCGGCCTGCCCGAGATCACCCTGGGCATTATCCCCGGCTTCGGCGGCACCCAGCGTCTGCCCCGGCTGGTCGGTGCAAACATCGCCAAGGAGATGATTTTTACCGGAAAAATGGTCCCGGCAGCCGAGGCCAAAGAAATCGGCCTGGTCAACACGGTTTGCGCACCGGATGCCCTGATGGAAGCGGTGATGAAAACGGCAAAGGCGATCTCATTCAAGGGCAAAATTTCCCTGCGGGCGGCCAAGCAGGCGGTCAACAACGGACTTGCCACGGACCTTGCCACCGGCCTGAACATCGAGTGTGATGCCTTTGCCATGTGTATGGCCAGCGAGGATGCCAAAGAAGGCACCTCGGCGTTTCTGGAAAAACGCAAGGCCAAGTTTACTGGAAAATTGAAATAAATTCCTCTGATTTTTCTTGACACCACTGTGTCAATTGGTTATGAAACGATCCAATTCAACTGAATTTTCTAACAGAATCAAGAGATAATATGACGTATCGGTTTTTCTACTTTTTCTTTTTTGGCTTCTTCAGCGGCTTTTATTTTAGAAAGTCTGCTCATGGGCCGGAAGTGTAGAAAAGACCGAATCCGGGCAAAGCGAAAAAAACCATGAGTGGACACCCAATGTGTAAACTCATGGTTTTCTGATTTTAAGGCTGTGGGGTACACGAACCACAGCCTTTTTTTATTTGGGAACATCGGGCAGCAATGCGGTAAAAACCGCCTTGAATTTATAGAAAAATTTTATAGCCAAAGGAGTCGCATCATGATTTATGATATTGAGTATGAGACGATGCCCAGGGAGGCGATGGAGTCAATCCAGCTCCGCCGTCTTCAGGTCACAGTTGAACGGGCCTGGGCCACGGTTCCGTTTTACCGGAAGAAATTTGGGGAAGCCGGCGTCAGGCCGTCGGATATTAAGACCCTGGACGATCTGAAACGCCTGCCCTTTACCACCAAGCAGGATCTGCGGGACAACTACCCCTTTGGCATGTTTGCCGTGCCCATGGATAACGTGGTCCGCATTCACGCATCATCCGGTACCACCGGTCAGCCCACGGTGGTCGGATATACGGCCCGTGACGTTCAGACCTGGGCCACGCTCATGGCGCGCGCACTGGTGGCCGGCGGCGCTTCCCAGGGCGACATCATCCACAACGCTTACGGATATGGCCTGTTCACCGGCGGGCTGGGGGCGCACTACGGCGCGGAAAAGCTGGGCGCATCGGTGATTCCCGTCTCCGGCGGCAACACCAAGCGCCAGATCATCATCATGCGGGACTTCAGGCCCACCATTATCACCGCCACCCCCTCCTACACTCTTCATCTGGCCGAAGTGGCCGAAGAGATGGGGGTTTCATTCAAAGATCTCAGCTTCAGATTCGGCATATTCGGCGCGGAACCCTGGTCCGAAAAGATGCGCGAGGAGATTCAGAAAAAACTGGGACTGAAGGCGGTGGACATCTACGGGCTGAGTGAGATCATCGGCCCCGGTGTTGCCATCGAGTGCCACGAGGCCCAGAAGGGCCTTCACATTGCCGAGGATCACTTCATCCCGGAGATCATCAACCCGCAGACCGGCGAAAATCTCCCCTGCGGCGACACCGGCGAGATCGTCTTCACGTCCGTCACCAAAGAGGCGTTTCCCATCATCCGCTACCGGACCCGTGACATCACCTCCATCAACCCCGAACCCTGCATCTGCGGCAGAACCCTGGCCCGCATGAGCAAGGTCAGCGGCAGGACCGACGACATGCTCATCATCCGGGGCGTCAACGTCTTCCCGTCCCAGATCGAGAGCGTACTCATGGAGATGGAAGAGGTCGAACCCCATTACCAGCTGGTGGTGGAGCGTCAGGGAAATCTCGACACCCTGACCGTCATGGTGGAAGTGGGTGACCTGGTTTTTTCCGATACTGTCCGGCCCCTCCAGGAGATGGAACAGAAAATTTCCAAGAATATCAAAGAGTATATCGGCGTGTCCGCAAAGGTGAAACTGGTGGAGCCGAAAACCATTGCCCGAAGCGAGGGCAAGGCGGTCCGGGTGGTTGACAAGCGGAAATTATAATGGACCTTTTCGGCATCAGGTGTTACGAATCACCTGTGCCTGCCTGAAACTGAAACCTCAAACTGACAAGGAGGTCAGTATGCGTGCTGAACAAATTTCGATTTTTCTGGAGAACAAATCGGGCCGCCTCGCCGAAGTCACCAAAACGCTTTCCGAAGCAGAAGTTAATATCCGGGCACTCTCCCTGGCGGATACATCGGATTTCGGTGTGCTGCGGCTGATTGTGGACAATAACGAGGCCGCCAACCAGGCTCTCAAAGAAAAGGGGTTTACGGTCGGCAAGACCAATGTGGTGGCTGTTGAGGTGCCGGACGAGCCGGGCGGTCTGCACAAGATTCTGGGGGTGCTGGACGCGGGCGGGATCAACGTGGAATACATGTACGCCTTTGTCCAGCAGAGCGGCAGCAATGCGGTGATGATCTTCCGGTTTGATAACACGGACGATGCCCTGAAACTGCTTGGGGAAAACGGCGTGACGGTGATTGAGGGGAGCCGCCTGTATACCCTGTAATCGGATGTGATTCAGGACTGTCGTAAGTCCGGGTACTCTTTGTTACGAGGCTCTGCCTCGCATGGCGGGAGGCAGAGCCTGGGAACGAAACAAAATGAAAGAATAGCGGATGGTTCGGGAATTTCAACCTGATGGGGAAGAGATGTACTTTTCATATTCTGCTTCGCTTCGTATTTTTGGCATTATTCCGGATTTAGAAGTCATTTCACAGCAACTTGGAATAGCGCCATCCTGTATCCGTCGCAAAGGAGAGAAATATAGACCACAATCATCATTTTTTCCCCTCATGACATGTGGAGTTATAAAGCTCCTGTGCCTGAAAATGAACCGTTGGAGAAGCACATTGATGCATTATGGCATACAATTAAGTCTCATAAACGGTATCTGTTATCTCTGAAGAAACAATTCAATGTGGATGTTTTTCTCGGTTACCGCTCCGATTGTGATTGTGCCGGATTTAAAATTCCGCATAACTCATTGGAAATGTTTATTGAATTGGAAATTCCCTTCGAAGTTTCGGTCATTATTACCTGAAGTTGGATGAAAAATAAAATTTCATACGTTATCGCTCCGACGCACCGCGCCGGAAAAATTTAACGTAATTTGCTTTTTGTTTGTACGGATCAGCCGGTTCAGTGATCATAACGATTCGGCTGATCCGTTACCCAATCCATTTTACCCCCGTTTTTTGAAATAAGGAGTCGATAATGAAATCAGGAAAGGCACACAGAAATTATCTGGCAATGGCGCTGATTATCGTAACCGCTCTGATGTTTTCGCTGCCCGTCTGTGCAGCGGATACCTACAAAATCGGCGGCCTCTTTTCCGTTACAGGCCGGGCCTCTTTTCTGGGAGACCCGGAAAAGAGAAGCATGGAAATGGTCGTTGAGGCCATCAACAAAAGCGGCGGGATCGACGGCCACATGCTGGAGGCCGTGATCTACGATACCGAAGGCGATCCGACCAAGGCGGTCATGGGCGTGAGCAAGCTCATCAACAAGGACCGGGTGTTAACAATTATCGGCCCCAGCACCACGCCCACCACGCTGGCAATAAAACCCTTTGCCGTCCGCTCTCAGACCCCGCTGATCAGTTGCGCGGCAGGCAATAAAATCACCTCCCCGGTTGATCCCCATGTTTTCAAAACCGCCCAGAGCGACATCCTTGCGGTCGGCGCGATCTATGCCCATATGAAAAAACAGGGGATTAAAAAGATCGGCATTATGACCGTCTCCAACGCCTTTGGCGAGAGCGGTCGGGAGCAGCTTGAAACACAGGCAAAAAATTACGGACTGGAGGTCGTTAAGGCCGAGAAGTTCGGCGGCAAAGACACCGACATGACGGCCCAGCTCACCAAAATCCGCACTGCAGATCCCGATGCCATCATCTGCTGGGGAACCAATCCCGGTCCGGCTGTGGTTGCCAAAAACGCAAAGCAGTTAAACCTGAACATCCCTCTCTACCAGAGCCACGGTGTGGCCTCCCCGAAATTCATCGACCTGGCCGGAGACGCGGCTGAAGGCATCCTTCTGCCCACCGGAAAAATTCTTGTGGCCGATCTGCTCCCGGAGAGCGACCCTCAGAAAGCAGTGCTTTCCCAGTATATCAAAGACTATACCGCCAAATACAACATGGCCGTTTCCGGTTTCGGCGGCTATGCTTACGATGCGGTCAACATCCTGATCAAAGCCCTCAAAGGCACGAACGGCGACAAAAAGAAAATCCGCGACAACATCGAAAACCTCACCGGCCATGTGGGCATCAGCGGCACATTCAATTTCAGCAAAGAGGAACACAACGGCCTGGGTGATGACGCCTTTGTGATGGTCCAGATTAAAAACGGAAAGTGGGAACTGGTGAACGATGAACAGTAAGCAATGAGCAGTTAACAGTAATCAGTTTACCGATTTATGGGTTACTGAATCACTGTTTACTGCCGATTAAGGGAGTTCGGCAGAAATAAACTACTGTTCTGTCAACATTAAAATGATGGGTAATGAATATCCGATTTTATCGGATTCAGGCGATAAACAACCCGTCATTCAAACCTTGACGGAACACTACCCGCAGACGGTTATATGCCCACGTTTTCGGCGGGGACGTAACCCCGCCCTACCGTCTGATGTAATGGGTATTTTTATTTCGCGAAATTTCCTAACAGGCTTCATCAACAATTCATCGTTCCAACGCTCCTGTGTTGGAACGGGCGATCCCGACGCTCCCGCGTCGTGTGACGGGACGCAGAGCGTCCGGTTGGACATTCCAACGCAGAGCGTTGGAACGATGGCAGAATGAATTTGCTGAATTATCTGAAACCCGCTGAAGCGGGTTGAATCGGTGATGTGAAGCGGTACGGATATTTTTTAACCAGCCGCCAGATCACTGTTTACTGCTAACGGATCACTGTTTACTGACTATGCAGGAATTACTCCAATATCTATTTTCCGGCCTGACCAACGGGGCCATTTATGCGGTTATCGCGGTGGGATTTTCCATGCTCTACAACGCCACGGAGCTGATCAATTTTGCCCACGGCGAGTTTGTCATGCTCGGCGCGCTGGGAATGGTGACGCTCTGGACGGGATTTCATCTGCCCCTGCCAGTCGCTTTTGTGCTGACCGTCGCCGGCGTATCTCTGGCCGGGCTGCTCTTCGAGCGTTTCGCCATCCGAACCGTATCCCAGCCCCATCCCATTGTTCTGGTCATCATCACCGTGGGCGCATCCATCTTTCTGAGGGGTCTTGCCATGATCACATGGGGCAAGGATGCCCACAGTGTGCCCCCGTTTTCCGGTCATCCGCCGCTGGAGATCATCGGCGCGGTTCTCATGCCCCAGAGCATCTGGATTCTGGTGATTGCGCTGATGCTGGCCGGCGGTCTCTGG
This window encodes:
- a CDS encoding NUDIX hydrolase, coding for MGIEYPDFPRVGVGAVVFKNECVLLVRRGNPPAKDMWAIPGGRLELGESLQMAAEREILEETGVVIRAGEPAFTFDAIIRDDDGTVRFHYVIVDLLAEYVSGVPWPGDDALEARWVSADEIATLAVNSATRKLLRRHFNFGPPCG
- a CDS encoding methyltransferase domain-containing protein, whose protein sequence is MEKDRVKWNRRYKEGRGTEKPADVIRQFYPLAPKGKALDIAAGNGRNALFLADRGFDVDAVDVSDVAVKALSGIHPSVNAICADLDTYNITPAHYSLIVNIRFLNRRLFPYIKEGLKPGGLLIFESYVEDDRTISPLSCRDFLLRENELLHAFLSLKIIYYEEKDAESRYGTTRTAALAGVKVA
- a CDS encoding DMT family transporter, translated to MSKVLTRTDYVSSPPFPPGFALIFGVFAVSTGAIFARLAGEAPALVIAAYRVGLASLVIIPFACFNARAELARISRRDLTLTLLSGFFLAMHFATWISSLDYTSVTNSVVLVNTNPLWVGLLTPFLVRERMRMMAVVSILISVIGGVVIGYGDFATGGDALWGDALALMGSICAAVYILLGRSVRKNLSLLAYVTVCYGSAALILWGIVLSLGLPVTGFSTQTTTAFWAMALIPQLIGHTSYNWSLKWFSASTIAVSLLGEPIGSTIMAWFLFDEGLTIYKIFGGALILFAIFLASLGNLRIKEVIDKNSRIFYPFCGQGDPASDFGIRTGNALKACNPKTIHYGGLTHGIRKYPV
- a CDS encoding enoyl-CoA hydratase/isomerase family protein, translating into MAYENILFDVADGIATITFNRPKALNALNGALLGELSQALDAIDADEDIRVLVLTGAGEKSFVAGADITELATFGPLQAKVFAKQGQSIISKLQGLSIPVIAAVNGFALGGGSEMALACDFIYASENAMFGLPEITLGIIPGFGGTQRLPRLVGANIAKEMIFTGKMVPAAEAKEIGLVNTVCAPDALMEAVMKTAKAISFKGKISLRAAKQAVNNGLATDLATGLNIECDAFAMCMASEDAKEGTSAFLEKRKAKFTGKLK
- a CDS encoding phenylacetate--CoA ligase family protein yields the protein MIYDIEYETMPREAMESIQLRRLQVTVERAWATVPFYRKKFGEAGVRPSDIKTLDDLKRLPFTTKQDLRDNYPFGMFAVPMDNVVRIHASSGTTGQPTVVGYTARDVQTWATLMARALVAGGASQGDIIHNAYGYGLFTGGLGAHYGAEKLGASVIPVSGGNTKRQIIIMRDFRPTIITATPSYTLHLAEVAEEMGVSFKDLSFRFGIFGAEPWSEKMREEIQKKLGLKAVDIYGLSEIIGPGVAIECHEAQKGLHIAEDHFIPEIINPQTGENLPCGDTGEIVFTSVTKEAFPIIRYRTRDITSINPEPCICGRTLARMSKVSGRTDDMLIIRGVNVFPSQIESVLMEMEEVEPHYQLVVERQGNLDTLTVMVEVGDLVFSDTVRPLQEMEQKISKNIKEYIGVSAKVKLVEPKTIARSEGKAVRVVDKRKL
- a CDS encoding ACT domain-containing protein gives rise to the protein MRAEQISIFLENKSGRLAEVTKTLSEAEVNIRALSLADTSDFGVLRLIVDNNEAANQALKEKGFTVGKTNVVAVEVPDEPGGLHKILGVLDAGGINVEYMYAFVQQSGSNAVMIFRFDNTDDALKLLGENGVTVIEGSRLYTL
- a CDS encoding DUF4279 domain-containing protein translates to MWSYKAPVPENEPLEKHIDALWHTIKSHKRYLLSLKKQFNVDVFLGYRSDCDCAGFKIPHNSLEMFIELEIPFEVSVIIT
- a CDS encoding ABC transporter substrate-binding protein, with the translated sequence MKSGKAHRNYLAMALIIVTALMFSLPVCAADTYKIGGLFSVTGRASFLGDPEKRSMEMVVEAINKSGGIDGHMLEAVIYDTEGDPTKAVMGVSKLINKDRVLTIIGPSTTPTTLAIKPFAVRSQTPLISCAAGNKITSPVDPHVFKTAQSDILAVGAIYAHMKKQGIKKIGIMTVSNAFGESGREQLETQAKNYGLEVVKAEKFGGKDTDMTAQLTKIRTADPDAIICWGTNPGPAVVAKNAKQLNLNIPLYQSHGVASPKFIDLAGDAAEGILLPTGKILVADLLPESDPQKAVLSQYIKDYTAKYNMAVSGFGGYAYDAVNILIKALKGTNGDKKKIRDNIENLTGHVGISGTFNFSKEEHNGLGDDAFVMVQIKNGKWELVNDEQ
- a CDS encoding branched-chain amino acid ABC transporter permease; amino-acid sequence: MQELLQYLFSGLTNGAIYAVIAVGFSMLYNATELINFAHGEFVMLGALGMVTLWTGFHLPLPVAFVLTVAGVSLAGLLFERFAIRTVSQPHPIVLVIITVGASIFLRGLAMITWGKDAHSVPPFSGHPPLEIIGAVLMPQSIWILVIALMLAGGLWFFYSKTLTGKAMLATAISKRAAWITGIPAEKMISLAFMISTGLGAVAGIIIAPVTMCSYDMGTMLGLKGFCAAMLGGIGSLWGSLLGGFLLGVLEALGVGFVSSAIKDAIAFILLLLILYFRPGGIIRSTDATRF